A genomic stretch from Cyprinus carpio isolate SPL01 chromosome A12, ASM1834038v1, whole genome shotgun sequence includes:
- the dydc2 gene encoding DPY30 domain containing 2 isoform X4 codes for MLLLLTGVFESYPSSDQKSALERQLEEEQRHLHAEAVHQKLLQDEETRIRAAQTDAAQDPGDQTESETVKELTDLQNEAGAEDQDSGEAAAGEEQPSETLNTDQSQSQDTQENDEADVPSEENEPGPEKTGEDSDERQTETEDKESDRPETEDASDAAERQQEEEDGA; via the exons atgttgttgttattaactgGAGTTTTTGAATCCTATCCATCATCTGATCAGAAATCGGCTCTCGAGAGACAGTTAGAGGAGGAGCAGCGGCATCTTCACGCTGAAGCTGTGCATCAGAAGCTCCTGCAGGACGAGGAGACGCGGATCAGAGCCGCACAG ACAGATGCTGCACAAGATCCTGGAGATCAGACGGAGTCAGAGACCGTGAAAGAGCTCACAGATCTGCAGAATGAGGCTGGCGCAGAAGATCAG GACTCCGGCGAAGCTGCTGCAGGTGAGGAACAACCCTCTGAGACCCTGAACACAGACCAATCACAGTCTCAGGACACGCAG GAAAATGATGAAGCAGACGTCCCATCTGAAGAGAACGAGCCTGGACCAGAGAAGACAGGAGAAGACTCtgatgagagacagacagaaactgAGGACAAA GAATCAGACAGACCAGAGACTGAAGACGCGTCAGACGCAGCCGAGAGACAGCAG gaGGAAGAGGATGGAGCCTAA
- the dydc2 gene encoding DPY30 domain containing 2 isoform X2 has translation MLLLLTGVFESYPSSDQKSALERQLEEEQRHLHAEAVHQKLLQDEETRIRAAQTDAAQDPGDQTESETVKELTDLQNEAGAEDQDSGEAAAGEEQPSETLNTDQSQSQDTQKENDEADVPSEENEPGPEKTGEDSDERQTETEDKESDRPETEDASDAAERQQEEEDGA, from the exons atgttgttgttattaactgGAGTTTTTGAATCCTATCCATCATCTGATCAGAAATCGGCTCTCGAGAGACAGTTAGAGGAGGAGCAGCGGCATCTTCACGCTGAAGCTGTGCATCAGAAGCTCCTGCAGGACGAGGAGACGCGGATCAGAGCCGCACAG ACAGATGCTGCACAAGATCCTGGAGATCAGACGGAGTCAGAGACCGTGAAAGAGCTCACAGATCTGCAGAATGAGGCTGGCGCAGAAGATCAG GACTCCGGCGAAGCTGCTGCAGGTGAGGAACAACCCTCTGAGACCCTGAACACAGACCAATCACAGTCTCAGGACACGCAG AAGGAAAATGATGAAGCAGACGTCCCATCTGAAGAGAACGAGCCTGGACCAGAGAAGACAGGAGAAGACTCtgatgagagacagacagaaactgAGGACAAA GAATCAGACAGACCAGAGACTGAAGACGCGTCAGACGCAGCCGAGAGACAGCAG gaGGAAGAGGATGGAGCCTAA
- the dydc2 gene encoding DPY30 domain containing 2 isoform X1 — MLLLLTGVFESYPSSDQKSALERQLEEEQRHLHAEAVHQKLLQDEETRIRAAQTDAAQDPGDQTESETVKELTDLQNEAGAEDQQDSGEAAAGEEQPSETLNTDQSQSQDTQKENDEADVPSEENEPGPEKTGEDSDERQTETEDKESDRPETEDASDAAERQQEEEDGA, encoded by the exons atgttgttgttattaactgGAGTTTTTGAATCCTATCCATCATCTGATCAGAAATCGGCTCTCGAGAGACAGTTAGAGGAGGAGCAGCGGCATCTTCACGCTGAAGCTGTGCATCAGAAGCTCCTGCAGGACGAGGAGACGCGGATCAGAGCCGCACAG ACAGATGCTGCACAAGATCCTGGAGATCAGACGGAGTCAGAGACCGTGAAAGAGCTCACAGATCTGCAGAATGAGGCTGGCGCAGAAGATCAG CAGGACTCCGGCGAAGCTGCTGCAGGTGAGGAACAACCCTCTGAGACCCTGAACACAGACCAATCACAGTCTCAGGACACGCAG AAGGAAAATGATGAAGCAGACGTCCCATCTGAAGAGAACGAGCCTGGACCAGAGAAGACAGGAGAAGACTCtgatgagagacagacagaaactgAGGACAAA GAATCAGACAGACCAGAGACTGAAGACGCGTCAGACGCAGCCGAGAGACAGCAG gaGGAAGAGGATGGAGCCTAA
- the dydc2 gene encoding DPY30 domain containing 2 isoform X3, with translation MLLLLTGVFESYPSSDQKSALERQLEEEQRHLHAEAVHQKLLQDEETRIRAAQTDAAQDPGDQTESETVKELTDLQNEAGAEDQQDSGEAAAGEEQPSETLNTDQSQSQDTQENDEADVPSEENEPGPEKTGEDSDERQTETEDKESDRPETEDASDAAERQQEEEDGA, from the exons atgttgttgttattaactgGAGTTTTTGAATCCTATCCATCATCTGATCAGAAATCGGCTCTCGAGAGACAGTTAGAGGAGGAGCAGCGGCATCTTCACGCTGAAGCTGTGCATCAGAAGCTCCTGCAGGACGAGGAGACGCGGATCAGAGCCGCACAG ACAGATGCTGCACAAGATCCTGGAGATCAGACGGAGTCAGAGACCGTGAAAGAGCTCACAGATCTGCAGAATGAGGCTGGCGCAGAAGATCAG CAGGACTCCGGCGAAGCTGCTGCAGGTGAGGAACAACCCTCTGAGACCCTGAACACAGACCAATCACAGTCTCAGGACACGCAG GAAAATGATGAAGCAGACGTCCCATCTGAAGAGAACGAGCCTGGACCAGAGAAGACAGGAGAAGACTCtgatgagagacagacagaaactgAGGACAAA GAATCAGACAGACCAGAGACTGAAGACGCGTCAGACGCAGCCGAGAGACAGCAG gaGGAAGAGGATGGAGCCTAA